In Macadamia integrifolia cultivar HAES 741 unplaced genomic scaffold, SCU_Mint_v3 scaffold_30A, whole genome shotgun sequence, the following proteins share a genomic window:
- the LOC122071600 gene encoding uncharacterized protein LOC122071600: MDEFFDGLGCRLRSSGMVADSMMMGFVNSAMEEAFDKVCSKEGSIECLNGKWRFYELAIMQLEWCLKFIQEETDSYIVEDKLERERLVSELTETRDRIQKRLEETEVAISEKDRELNERSENELKLRQALEMKDRELKSLHSNRKPERTKSEGAHEFIRSSWVDWDEGVDGEFSELRNTVDKQFWNIKQTLKDEQITLTRGMRKIKHQHSCAFDSEPDEELMGEKINWKSGRKIVEFCENNKGCEIEPLNFSSRPELNTGFEKMGSDIDILKETLDLAFGMMDNAISLSEMGPVEQQWRCNIEKDTSTIVCRGFLRDIQKSFESKVSEERKKVALGLLGASWSNLMDEMTKLRQELDLLVSQKVSPIKDRDSTTVPSQSDAGYKVTFQPTNPSREHTFSEGDCGFSVDRYDMANGASVKVAKLDHMEEPLKEDQEGSSGNFVAKLVRNHESIIRQKSEELNWLKEEILREKGSSSSRKDKDSDSLKKRVLEVIVRLENTIKASNELNAKCDDYKCISEEYISPSKSLLIYGLASNKTAAIYDIEKVPEKVNGEPLCHSVDSDMREVIRQLKQEREDLSFQTMIAEEIYVIFLRNLVKDHLELYNNFDTESLIKEDVCKVFFRKMVEEWNKDVRSYKFEGQIQEEIYQIVYSEVVRDFGCRHCLTSRKCQEARHECIVLEDFSSTNNLIEQLEDLVREDVLMIYLQEIVKEWNKAIERYDIEDHIEKEWEEARTEVCFPEDSLSADNLVQNVDGIIMDGVLAVYLQEMVKEWNKAITTYHMESCIREGLCQTVSSEAMKDISSTPSERKFREDSHPTNDMLRNIETLISEDVLTLFLQETIREWNNVIEPSDSHTRGEMHHIEPSELVKDSAISACFKVNECQNALKNNFFAEDSSSSNMFFHCLEFHVREDILSVLFRTMVIEWNMEMESYIIENLIKDEINGIVINGAVMDVKIYSTECPDTRNVDNYIEELPFIQEFQSSEEKENENLIHKLGSPSRCFDVQDKIIVSVISELLKQNVRLDIVSLEHKELDERNIQSEGMLFENDNALASASDNLKKALQNVIISEAQLRELGTTLGIAVENSKQVDNQTTPIKEITQEGENSSCLPKRNEELQVIFTKFLKECGDIEHMMHEKVERNNLRLEEVQYQLDILVEHVTSLRKKELLYTKAFMRRCFDLQKAEAEVDLLGDKVDALLGLLEKIYMTLNHYSPVLQHCLGVMDILDLIRKELGGVAVCSLRK, encoded by the exons ATGGATGAATTTTTCGATGGCCTCGGTTGTAGATTGAGGTCATCAGGAATGGTAGCAGATTCAATGATGATGGGGTTTGTGAATTCTGCCATGGAGGAAGCATTCGATAAAGTGTGTTCTAAGGAAGGCAGCATAGAGTGCTTGAATGGGAAGTGGAGGTTCTATGAATTGGCAATAATGCAACTGGAATGGTGTTTAAAGTTTATACAGGAAGAGACAGACAGCTACATTGTTGAGGACAAACTTGAACGTGAAAGGCTGGTGTCAGAGTTAACAGAAACCAGAGATCGGATTCAGAAGCGGCTGGAGGAAACAGAGGTTGCTATCTCAGAGAAGGACCGAGAGTTGAACGAGAGATCGGAAAATGAATTGAAGCTTAGACAAGCTCTGGAAATGAAAGATAGGGAACTCAAATCATTGCATTCCAACCGCAAGCCTGAAAGAACTAAAAGTGAAGGAGCACATGAATTTATTCGCAGCAGTTGGGTCGATTGGGATGAGGGTGTAGATGGTGAGTTTAGTGAATTGAGAAACACTGTTGATAAGCAGTTCTGGAATATTAAACAGACACTTAAGGATGAACAGATAACTTTAACAAGGGGCATGAGAAAAATTAAGCACCAACATTCCTGTGCTTTCGATTCTGAACCTGATGAAGAGTTGATGGGGGAGAAAATAAATTGGAAGAGTGGTAGAAAGATAGTTGAGTTCTGTGAGAATAATAAAGGTTGTGAAATTGAACCGCTGAATTTTTCTTCACGGCCAGAACTGAACACAGGATTTGAAAAGATGGGTTCAGATATAGACATCCTAAAAGAGACACTTGATCTTGCTTTTGGGATGATGGACAATGCCATTTCCTTGTCCGAGATGGGGCCAGTGGAACAGCAATGGAGGTGTAACATTGAGAAAGACACATCTACAATTGTGTGTAGGGGTTTCCTAAGAGACATCCAAAAGAGTTTTGAATCAAAAGTAAgcgaggaaagaaagaaagttgctCTAGGATTGCTGGGTGCTAGCTGGTCAAACTTGATGGATGAGATGACAAAACTGCGTCAGGAACTTGATCTGTTGGTTAGTCAAAAAGTGAGTCCGATCAAAGACCGTGACTCAACCACTGTTCCATCTCAATCAGATGCAGGATACAAGGTTACATTTCAACCTACAAATCCTTCAAGAGAGCACACTTTTTCTGAAGGTGATTGTGGGTTTTCTGTGGACAGATATGACATGGCCAATGGAGCATCTGTCAAGGTTGCTAAACTAGACCATATGGAAGAGCCACTTAAAGAGGATCAAGAAGGATCCAGTGGTAACTTCGTTGCAAAGCTGGTAAGAAATCATGAGTCTATCATAAGGCAAAAAAGCGAAGAGCTGAATTGGCTGAAGGAAGAAATTCTAAGAGAAAAGGGATCTTCAAGCTCAAGAAAGGATAAGGATTCTGATAGTCTGAAGAAAAGGGTCCTTGAGGTTATTGTGAGACTAGAAAATACTATCAAAGCGAGTAACGAGCTGAATGCAAAGTGTGATGACTACAAATGTATTAGTGAGGAATACATATCACCTTCGAAGAGTTTATTAATATATGGCTTAGCAAGCAATAAAACAGCAGCCATTTATGATATTGAAAAGGTTCCTGAGAAAGTGAACGGAGAACCACTTTGTCATTCAGTTGATTCAGACATGAGAGAGGTAATAAGGCAACTAaaacaagaaagagaagatttaagtttccaaaccatgatAGCTGAAGAGATTTATGTTATTTTCTTAAGGAATTTAGTGAAGGATCACCTTGAGTTATATAATAATTTTGACACAGAAAGTTTAATAAAGGAGGATGTCTGTAAAGTTTTCTTCAGGAAAATGGTGGAAGAATGGAACAAGGATGTCAGAAGCTATAAGTTTGAAGGCCAAATTCAGGAAGAGATATATCAAATTGTTTACAGTGAGGTAGTCAGGGATTTTGGCTGCAGACACTGCTTAACCTCAAGAAAATGTCAGGAAGCAAGGCACGAATGCATAGTTCTGGAAGATTTCTCATCTACCAACAATTTGATTGAACAATTAGAGGATCTGGTAAGGGAGGATGTGTTAATGATTTACTTGCAGGAAATTGTGAAAGAATGGAACAAGGCCATTGAAAGATATGACATTGAGGATCACATCGAAAAAGAATGGGAGGAGGCAAGAACTGAAGTCTGCTTTCCAGAAGACTCCTTATCTGCCGACAATTTGGTTCAAAATGTGGATGGTATAATAATGGATGGTGTTTTAGCAGTTTACTTACAGGAAATGGTTAAAGAGTGGAACAAAGCCATAACAACTTATCACATGGAAAGCTGCATCAGAGAAGGGCTATGTCAAACAGTGTCGAGTGAGGCGATGAAAGATATTAGTAGCACTCCTAGTGAAAGAAAATTTCGGGAAGATTCACATCCAACCAATGATATGCTTCGAAACATAGAAACCCTAATAAGCGAAGATGTGTTGACACTTTTCCTACAGGAAACGATTAGAGAATGGAACAATGTGATTGAACCTAGTGATAGCCACACCAGAGGAGAGATGCATCACATCGAACCTAGTGAGCTTGTCAAGGATTCTGCCATCTCTGCTTGTTTCAAAGTAAATGAATGTCAAAATGCTCTAAAAAATAACTTCTTTGCAGAAGATTCATCTTCTAGTAACATGTTTTTTCACTGTTTAGAATTCCACGTTAGGGAGGATATATTATCTGTTTTATTCAGGACAATGGTAATTGAATGGAATATGGAGATGGAAAGTTATATCATTGAGAATCTCATTAAGGATGAGATAAATGGGATTGTCATCAATGGAGCAGTCATGGATGTTAAGATTTACTCGACAGAATGTCCAGACACCAGGAATGTGGACAATTATATTGAAGAATTACCATTCATCCAAGAGTTTCAAAGTtcagaagagaaggaaaatgagAACTTGATACACAAATTGGGTTCTCCATCCAGATGTTTTGATGTGCAGGACAAAATTATTGTAAGTGTGATCTCTGAATTGTTGAAACAAAATGTGCGTCTCGACATTGTCTCTTTGGAACACAAAGAGTTGGATGAAAGGAACATTCAGTCTGAAGGGATGTTGTTTGAAAATGATAATGCTCTAGCTTCAGCAAGTGATAATCTAAAGAAGGCTTTGCAAAATGTAATTATAAGTGAGGCTCAGTTGAGGGAGTTGGGAACCACATTAGGCATTGCCGTTGAAAATTCAAAACAGGTagacaaccaaacaactccaataAAGGAAATTACACAAGAGGGAGAGAACTCCTCTTGCTTACCAAAAAGGAATGAAGAGTTGCAAGTGATTTTCACGAAATTTTTGAAAGAGTGTGGGGATATCGAACATATGATGCATGAAAAAGTTGAACGAAATAATTTGAG ATTGGAGGAAGTGCAATATCAATTGGATATACTTGTTGAGCATGTGACCTCCCTACGGAAAAAGGAGTTGCTTTATACCAAAGCTTTTATGAGGAGATGCTTTGACCTTCAAAAGGCTGAAGCTGAG